The region CCAGCGCGGCGTCCTGGCCTTCAGCCACGCTGTAGACGGTGCCCAGCGTCGCCACGGCCGACTCGCGCGCGGCGAACGCCGGAATCAAGGCCAACGTGATCTGCCAGTTGAAACCCAGCGGCGCGAACAAGGGCTGTATCCACTGGCCGATGATGCCGGCCAGGCTGTATTCGATGGCGGGCTCGGTGGCGTTGGCCGGCGCGCCAGGGAAGCTGGCGATGAACCACATGATGATGGTCAGGGCGAGCATGACACCCGTCAGCCGCTTCAGGAAGATCCAGATGCGCTCCCACAGGCCGATGCCGATATCGCGCCACTTGGGCAGGCGATAAGTCGGCAGCTCCATGAGCAGCGCCGATTCGTGCTGGCGGCGGCGCAAGCGCTTGCCGACGTAGGCCACGGCAAGCGCCGCCGCGATGCCGCCCGCATACAAGGTGAACAGCACCATGCCCTGCAGATTGAAGATGCCCAGCACCGGCCGCAAGGGCACGAAGGCGCTGATCAACAGCGCATAGACCGGCAGGCGCGCCGAGCAGGTCATCAGCGGCGCCACCAGGATGGTCACCAGGCGGTCGCGCCGGTCGGGAATGCTGCGCGCGCCGATGATGCTGGGGATGGCACAGGCAAAACTGGACAACAGCGGGATGAAGGCGCGGCCGCTCAGGCCCACCGACAACATGACGCGATCCAGCAGGAAGGCCGCGCGGGGCAGATACCCCGATTCCTCCAGCACCAGGATGAAGAAGAACAGGGTCAGGATCTGCGGCAGGAAGCCCAGCACCGTGCCGAGCCCCCCGAACAGGCCGTCACGCAGCAGGCCCCTCAGGGGACCATCGCCCATGTGCGACGTCAGCAACTCGCCCAGCGATCCCATGCCGTCGGCGATGGCATCGGTCATGGGCTTGCCGATGGCATAGACCGCCTGGAAGGTCAGGAACATGATCAGGGCCAGCAGCAGGAAGCCAAGCACCGGATGCAGGGCCCAGCGATCGACGCGATCGGTCAGGGTCGTGGTCGTTGCGGGCATGCGAACCGTATCGGCGAGCAGCGCGCGTACGTCGGCGTGCAGGTCACCACTGTCTTGCGTGCGCGTGGGCGCGGGCACGACGTCGTCGAGCCGCGCGATCAAATTGCCGACGCCATCGCGGCGCACGGCCACGGTTTCCACCACCGGCATGCCCAGGGCCTCGGACAGCCGCGCCATATCGATCTGGATGCCGCGGCGCTTGGCTTCATCCGCCATGTTCAGCGCCACGATCACCGGCAGGCCCAGGCGCCGCACTTCCAGCAACAGGCGCAGATGCAGACGCAGATTGGTGGCGTCGGCGACGAAGACGATGGCATCGGGCCTGGCTTCGCCCGGATAGTCGCCGCGCAGTACCGACGTGGTGATGCTCTCGTCGATGCTGGCGGAGGTGAAGCTGTACGTGCCGGGCAGATCCAGCAGCCGCACCGCGCGCCCTTGCGGCGTGGTGAAGCGGCCTTCCTTGCGGTCCACCGTCACACCCGCGTAATTGGCGACTTTCTGGTGCCCACCTGTCAGGCGATTGAACAGGGCCGTCTTGCCCGCGTTGGGATTGCCGACCAGGGCCAGCCGCAGTGTCGCGTCACTCATGATGCACCTGCGCACGCGTGACCATGACACGGTCGGCTTCGTTGCGGCGCAAGGCGAACCGCGTGGTGCCGATGGCGATCAACAGCGGGTCGCCCCCAAAAGGCCCTTTGGCCGCGAGTCGCACGGGTTCGCCGGCGACAAAGCCCAGGTCGCGCAGGCGCGCGGCGACAGGATCGGGGGTGGCAAGGTCGACGACGTGTTCGACCACCGCATGATCGTGCGTGGCCAGCTCGGAAAGGCGAAGGGAGGACATGCGGAAAACCGGAAAGCGAAAGGCGGAAAGCGAAAGAGAATCGTTCGTAGCATACACCGCCATGCGCCAATCTCGTCACCGTTTGCGGAAGGTCAATGCACGGGGCACCGCGATGTGCTTGGACAATATGTCCAATGACAATCTGTCCAATAGTCCGAATGACGCGTAGCAACATAGAATTTTGCCAAGCCCGCTGAAACGGCGCTTCTGCCGTTGACCATGCGCGGGTACCCACGTTGGCCCTGCTGTCATGACGTTTTCGCCTTCCGCTCTAGACCTGGCGCGTTTCCAGTTCGCGTTCACGGTGTCGTTTCATATCATCTTTCCCGCCATCAGCATCGGCCTTGCAAGCTTTCTCATGGTGCTCGAAGGTGCGTGGCTGAAGACCCGCCGCGACGTCTATCGAGAGATGTATTTCTTCTGGTCCAAGGTGTTCGCATTGTCCTTCGGACTGGGTGTCGTTTCCGGCGTGGTGATGAGCTATCAGTTCGGCACCAACTGGGCGGGCTTCGCGGATTACGCGGGCGCCGTCACCGGTCCTTTGCTGACCTATGAAGTGCTGACGGCCTTCTTCCTGGAAGCGGGCTTCCTGGGCATCATGCTGTTCGGCTGGCGCAAGGTAAGCCCCAAGGCGCACTTCGGCGCGACCATCATGGTGGCGCTCGGTACGCTGATCTCCATGTTCTGGATCCTGTCGTCGAACAGCTGGATGCAGACGCCCCAGGGCGTGAGCATCCAGGACGGACGCATCGTGCCGGAGGACTGGTGGCAGATCGTCTTCAATCCTTCCTTCCCGTATCGGCTTGCGCACATGGGCCTGGCGGCCTTCCTGGTGGCCGCGTTGATCGTGTGCGCCGGCTCGGCCTGGCATCTCTTGCGCAAAGGCGCGCGCGAATCCGTGCGCCGTGCGTTCTCGCTGTCGCTGTGGGCACTGCTGGTGCTGGCGCCCTTGCAGATCGTCGTTGGCGACGCGCACGGCTTGAATACCCTGAAGTACCAGCCGGCCAAGATCGCCGCCATCGAGGGACTGTGGGAGACGCATGAAGACGGCACGCCGCTGAACCTGTTCGGCATCCCGGACATGGCGCGCGAGGAAACCCGCTACGCACTCGAAGTGCCGCGTCTCGGCAGCCTGATCCTTACCCATAGCTGGGACGGCAAGATCGAAGGGCTGAAGTCCTTCGCGCCGGAAGATCGTCCCAATTCGACCATCGTGTTCTGGAGCTTCCGCATCATGGTCGGGCTGGGCATGCTGATGCTGTTGCTGGCCTTGCTCGGCGCGGTCCTGCGGCGCCGCCGCCGGCTGTACGAGGCGCGCTGGTTCCTGCGGTTCGCCGTGGCGATGGGGCCGTCCGGTCTGATCGCCTTGCTGGCGGGATGGGTGACCACCGAAGTCGGGCGCCAGCCCTGGGTCGTCTATGGCCTGATGCGCACGGCTGATGGGGTCGGCCCCGTCAGCGCGCAACAGCTGGGCACGTCGCTGCTGCTGTTCGTCGTGGTGTATTTCGCGGTGTTCGGCGGCGGCATCTATTACATGCTCAGGTTGCTGGGCAAAGGCCCGCAGCCCGTCGTGGATGGCGATCCTCGGCCGCTGCCGCCCCCGGCGCTGGAACACGATCCCCTGGCCGCGGCGCTGGGCCACAGGAATGCGACATCATGACTATCGACCTGCCTACCGTCTGGGCCCTCGTTATCGCGCTCGGCGTATTGATCTATGTGGTGCTCGATGGCTTTGACCTCGGCATCGGCCTGCTGTATCCGCTGTTCCCGCGCGAACATGACCGTCAACTGATGATGCACAGCGTGGCGCCCGTCTGGGACGGCAACGAAACCTGGATGGTGCTGGGTGGCGCTGGCCTGTATGCGGCCTTCCCGTCGGTGTATGGCGGGCTGCTGTCGGCGACCTATCTGCCGCTGGTCCTGATGTTGTGCGGCCTGATCTTCCGCGGCGCGGCGTTCGAGTTACGCGCGAAGGCGCAGCGCACGCGCCATGCGTGGGACGTGGCTTTCATGGGCGGTTCGGCGCTGGCCACGTTCTGCCAGGGCATGGTGCTGGGCACGCTGTTGCAGGGCATACCCATGAGCGCGGGCCGCTACGCCGGCAATGGCATGGAGTGGCTGTCGCCCTTCAGTCTGTTTTGCGGCCTTGGACTCTGCGTGACGTATGCGTGCCTGGGCTGCGGCTGGCTGATCGGAAAGACAGAGGGCGATCTGCAACGCAAGCTGTATGCCTTGATACGTCCCCTGGCCGTGCTGCTGCTCGGGGTCATCGCGGTGGTCACCGTATGGACGATGCTGGCGCAGCCGCAAGTGGCGGCCCGCTGGTTCGACAAGGACAATTTCTTCTACTTCCTGCCGGTGCCGGCCCTGCTGGTGCTGGCCGTCGCGATGATTTTCCGGGCGAGCAAGCGCGGCCTGGACCGGCAGCCCTTCGCCGGGGCGATCGCCATCGTGTTCCTGGGATTCAGCGGCTTGATGCTCAGTATCTTTCCTTACATCCTGCCTGGGTCGCTGGATATCTGGCAGGCCTCGTCGCCCCGTTCCAGTCAGGCCTTCGCCCTGGTCGGCGTGGTGCTGGTGCTGCCCGTCATCCTTGCTTATACCGCCCTGTCCTATTGGGTATTCCGGGGCAAGGTAAGCACGGACGGGGGGTATCACTGATGTCGGCCCGATGGCGCGGTGTTGCCTGGGCGATGGGCCTGTGGGCGGCCGGTGTCGCCGCCACCGGCGCGGTCGCCTTCATCTTCAAGCTGCTCATGCTGGGGGCGGTGCGAATTTAAGGCCTGGCGCGGCCCGGTGGAACAATCCTTGCTGAAAGGGGTCCCCCCAGACCAAGAAGCGAGGGAAAAATGAGAGATCTCATCAGTTGCGTGAAGGCGATGGCCGTGGGCGCCGTTGCCATGTATTACCTGGACCCGGATCTGGGCAGGCGCCGTCGGGCGGAGCTGAACGACAAGCTGCGTTCAACCTGCGACAGCATCACGGGTTGTGTGCGCTCCGAAGGCCGGCACGTCGCGCATCGCGTACGCGGCATCGCGAGGGAGGTCGAATCCAGCGTGACGGCCGCGGTGGTCGACGATTACACGCAGGTTGAGTGCATCCGCGCGGCCCTGGCAGGGCTGGTCTCCAAGCCGGACGCCATCGATGTTTCCGTCAATGAGGGCATCGCGTCACTGGCGGGCCGGGTGGCGGCGTCGGAACATGAGGGGCTGATCAGGGCAGTCAGCACGCTGCCCGGCGTGCGTTCCGTGGCCGACCTGCTCGACGTCTATGACGAGCCCGGCGGCGTGCCCACCCTGCAGGGCGGGTCTCCCTCCTGAGGCTTGCGGAAGGCCTGAATACGCCATTGACGGCTGACATCAAATTTCCTGATGTCAGCCGTCAAATAGCGTCGATATACACGAATGCGCCCCCTATTTAGACTCCCTGGAAATCTTTCCGATGGAGTCCGAGATGGATACGCAGACACTGGTCAAACCCGCCCCCGCAGCCGGCACCCCCGCCGCCGGTGCCTATCCCGACCGCGGACAGCCGGCGGCGTGGACGGCCCAGCAGGCCAACGACGATCGTTCCTGGGTGCTGCGCCTGGCGCCCCAGCATGTAGAGGCCCTGCATCGGGCCCTGGCGCACGCCAAGACCGTGGCCAAGCCCCTGCTGCAATGGAGCAAGGCCGACTTCCCGCTGGACGAACCCACCCAGGCCATTCTGCGCGAAGCCATCGCCACCACGCAGGGCCGCTGGGGCATGTGCCTGCTGAAAGGCTTTCCGGTCGACGTCTGGAGCGAAGAAGACACCCGTCTGGCCTATTGGGGCATCGGCCTCTATATGGGCGTGGGCCGGCCGCAGAACCGCGCCAGCGACGTGATGACTGACGTGCGCGATGCCGGCGGCTCCTACAAGACCAAGGGCGGCCGCGGCTACAACACCAACGCCGAGCTGGATTTCCACATGGACTCCTGCGACGTCGTGGCGCTGATGTGCCGCCGCACCGCCAAGTCGGGCGGCA is a window of Bordetella sp. N DNA encoding:
- a CDS encoding ferrous iron transporter B; translation: MSDATLRLALVGNPNAGKTALFNRLTGGHQKVANYAGVTVDRKEGRFTTPQGRAVRLLDLPGTYSFTSASIDESITTSVLRGDYPGEARPDAIVFVADATNLRLHLRLLLEVRRLGLPVIVALNMADEAKRRGIQIDMARLSEALGMPVVETVAVRRDGVGNLIARLDDVVPAPTRTQDSGDLHADVRALLADTVRMPATTTTLTDRVDRWALHPVLGFLLLALIMFLTFQAVYAIGKPMTDAIADGMGSLGELLTSHMGDGPLRGLLRDGLFGGLGTVLGFLPQILTLFFFILVLEESGYLPRAAFLLDRVMLSVGLSGRAFIPLLSSFACAIPSIIGARSIPDRRDRLVTILVAPLMTCSARLPVYALLISAFVPLRPVLGIFNLQGMVLFTLYAGGIAAALAVAYVGKRLRRRQHESALLMELPTYRLPKWRDIGIGLWERIWIFLKRLTGVMLALTIIMWFIASFPGAPANATEPAIEYSLAGIIGQWIQPLFAPLGFNWQITLALIPAFAARESAVATLGTVYSVAEGQDAALGSMLAGNFSTATALALMVWFAFAPQCMSTLAIIKRETGSRRMVWLSFGYMFVLAYAATFITYRVAGWLL
- a CDS encoding FeoA domain-containing protein codes for the protein MSSLRLSELATHDHAVVEHVVDLATPDPVAARLRDLGFVAGEPVRLAAKGPFGGDPLLIAIGTTRFALRRNEADRVMVTRAQVHHE
- a CDS encoding cytochrome ubiquinol oxidase subunit I, translated to MTFSPSALDLARFQFAFTVSFHIIFPAISIGLASFLMVLEGAWLKTRRDVYREMYFFWSKVFALSFGLGVVSGVVMSYQFGTNWAGFADYAGAVTGPLLTYEVLTAFFLEAGFLGIMLFGWRKVSPKAHFGATIMVALGTLISMFWILSSNSWMQTPQGVSIQDGRIVPEDWWQIVFNPSFPYRLAHMGLAAFLVAALIVCAGSAWHLLRKGARESVRRAFSLSLWALLVLAPLQIVVGDAHGLNTLKYQPAKIAAIEGLWETHEDGTPLNLFGIPDMAREETRYALEVPRLGSLILTHSWDGKIEGLKSFAPEDRPNSTIVFWSFRIMVGLGMLMLLLALLGAVLRRRRRLYEARWFLRFAVAMGPSGLIALLAGWVTTEVGRQPWVVYGLMRTADGVGPVSAQQLGTSLLLFVVVYFAVFGGGIYYMLRLLGKGPQPVVDGDPRPLPPPALEHDPLAAALGHRNATS
- the cydB gene encoding cytochrome d ubiquinol oxidase subunit II; the protein is MTIDLPTVWALVIALGVLIYVVLDGFDLGIGLLYPLFPREHDRQLMMHSVAPVWDGNETWMVLGGAGLYAAFPSVYGGLLSATYLPLVLMLCGLIFRGAAFELRAKAQRTRHAWDVAFMGGSALATFCQGMVLGTLLQGIPMSAGRYAGNGMEWLSPFSLFCGLGLCVTYACLGCGWLIGKTEGDLQRKLYALIRPLAVLLLGVIAVVTVWTMLAQPQVAARWFDKDNFFYFLPVPALLVLAVAMIFRASKRGLDRQPFAGAIAIVFLGFSGLMLSIFPYILPGSLDIWQASSPRSSQAFALVGVVLVLPVILAYTALSYWVFRGKVSTDGGYH
- a CDS encoding DUF2474 family protein is translated as MSARWRGVAWAMGLWAAGVAATGAVAFIFKLLMLGAVRI
- a CDS encoding BON domain-containing protein — protein: MRDLISCVKAMAVGAVAMYYLDPDLGRRRRAELNDKLRSTCDSITGCVRSEGRHVAHRVRGIAREVESSVTAAVVDDYTQVECIRAALAGLVSKPDAIDVSVNEGIASLAGRVAASEHEGLIRAVSTLPGVRSVADLLDVYDEPGGVPTLQGGSPS